The genomic DNA ctcgagctcggctggAACTATTTTGAGAACAAGCTTAAACAAGCTAAAAGCTCGGATCGAGCTCGCTTCAACATcacttaaacgagccaaagctcggctctagctcggctcatcaatgttatcatcattattaatatattatatataaaaaaaaattctgtatgggctcgtttaggctcgcaagcctaaacaagctttgtatttcaggctcgagctcgggctcgataacaaaacgagctctattttaagctcgagctcgggctcgggctcgttaaggctcggctcgttcgagctatTAACCGAGcagatcacgagtagctctcgagcctctgggtttgtttacacccctagtgaTATCCACAACCACACATGGCATAACACGTCAAGTAAAAGCCATAAAGAAACCAATCACGACGccaacactatatatatatatatgaactccCATCCAACCATTACAAATCACCATTCCTCTCCAAATTTAACACAAATCCTTCCTAATATATTCATCATCACAATGTATGGTTCACTCAAACCTGGAGCCACTCTTGCCCTTTGCACTTTACTGCTTATATCCTttcttcttatttattttttaccAGAACAAAACCCATCGGCATCCATAACCAACATAACTGACAAGTTGTATTGTTCCAAACCGCCATCAGCCATCGTAAGCTTCATCATACTTCGATAATCGTCTCACTATTAGAAAATGAGGCTAATGTGACCTTTTAGAAGCAAAGCAACTTAACTTCTTTAACATGAGTTGCATTCAATTATAATTCAACTTCGCTTAACATAAATGTCGCATTAAAAGGTCTGATATATGGCAATGAGTTACATTCTATTAGTTTTCCAAATTTGTATGAATAAAATTGTGATAAAGTTTTGAGTTTTGTGTGATTGTAGCATGAGTCTAGAGATGAGTTGGAAGCAGCCTTGGAGGGAGCTTCCATGGCGAACAAAACAGTGATCATCGCGGTTGTGAACCGAGCTTACACCGTGGGGGACAAACCTATGTTTGATATATTCTTAGACGGGTTTTGGCTAGGAGAAGATACAAGGCGATTGACTAACCATCTTTTAATCGTGGCAGTTGATCAAACCGCGTTTGAACGGTGCATGTTTCTTAGATTACATTGTTACTGGCTGAAAACCAATGGCGATGACTTTGTGGATGAGAAGGTTTACATGTCAGAAGATTTCATAAAGATGATGTGGCTAAGAACCCGTTTTCTTGGAGATGTTCTTCGACATGGATACAACTTTATTTTCACAGTAAGTCAGCTTTAGTTTGATCGTTGTGATGCTAACGTTTTTCAAGAAATGCATAGACTCATAAATTAAATCGAAGGAAAAGAAAACAACTTATATTTTAAAGATGCATAGAAGTATAAAAATTCTCAAACCATCTTTTGTTACCTTAAAAAACATTTTGTATCATTAAGTTATAAGTACCgcttattttttaattttaattatgttatataagTATACACAAAAAAATAGTTTTTGTATAATCATTTCAATTTTATTATATGTTGTTACATTTAATAAACCATTTCAAAATAAATTCAATAAAGAATTATAAAGTTAGGCATGTTATAATAAAATCCAAATAATACATTAATTGAACATTAAATTTAAATTATTATAGTTACGTAAACActctaaatataaaaaaaaaaaaatatggatACATGCAAATTTCTTAGAATACCCGTAGTGGTTGCCCATTTGAGCGTTTTTCATGCTCAATCACGCCCAAAACTGCCCTTTAGCCACTACGCATGGgcgtgtttggcaatatttttgtgcaAGCGTTCTTAAAATCACGCCAAAGGGGGGAGAGCTTGTCCAATCATATTTCAGCTTACATTATTTGGCCAATAagatttttaagtttttttttttaattttattttattacaaaacataatgcccaataatgccccatccccaccatacccattttagaaaacgcccaataatgccccattgctgactgggctgtCGGATGACGCAAAACGCCAAAGGATGAATATtgcccactacgcatggtcttagtaGGGTAGCTAAAATAATTTAGTAATAGACATAAGATATCTTGTAATTCTTAATaacatatatgtgaaatcaatTAATGTACAGGATACAGATGTTTGGTGGCTCAGGAATCCATTTCCAAGGCTAACCCTAAACGAAACTGTTGATCTTCAAATAAGTGTCGATCAGTTTGATGGCGATCAATGGTCACAAACGAATCCGTTAAACACTGGTTTCTACATGATCAAATCCAACAACAAGACAATTGCATTGTTCGATGAGTGGTATATGCAAAGAAACACCTCAGTTGGAATGAAAGAACAAGATGTTCTTGTTGAGCTAATGCATAAAGGAGTTTTTAAAAGGTTGGGACTTGGGGTTAGATTTTTGGACACCATATATTTCAGTGGATTTTGTGAAGATAGTAGAGATATTAACGTTGTTTCAACTGTTCATGCTAATTGTTGCCGGACTATTAGAGCAAAAGTCACTGATTTGATCAACGTTGTTCATGATTGGAAGAGATTTAGAGATCCATCAGACAATAAAACAATGGATTTTATATGGTCTAATCACTTAGCATGCCAAAATTCATGGAGTTAGTGAGTTATTGCCCCATGAATACGTTGTTGATCCGTGAGATTGACAATTACACTCTATTTGTAGACGGTTTTTATACATTCGCTAGATGGAAAATggtccaaaaatattttttttttggatcaTGATGGTACTTTGTATTATTTTAGAGACATTAGAGTTCTTATTTATCTTTCCTATGTTTTGATTTATGTTTTCTTATGTCCTATCTTGGGATAAGCTAGCGTTTGATACCAGGTATTGGTGTCGAATTGGTACCACACCGGTTatattcggtactggtaccggtACCAATTTTTTCCGTTTTTCGGTACGGTATCAGTATTTTGGCCATTTACCGGTAAAAAGGTGTGTGTATATTTAAAActataaaaaatacaaaataccaatccgattaatccctattaatcctgactaatcgctagtcggtacctCACCAACCGACTAGCCTTGCACCAGTGTCCAAGCTTTGTGATGTTTGCCTAATTATGTTAACACATTAAACATTGAAATTGAAACACCCTGGCCTGTAATATTTTCAACATAAAATCCATGAAAATTACAAAGTCACACATATTTTATATTGAGCTTGGATTAGACATATTAAGATATTTAAAAAATTGTAATGAAAAGTCTGTTTATCGAGGCAGGAAACACACACATGACAGTAATACCTTCAAGCAATAAATGATAAAACTTAATAGAACAAATCTTACTACTGAATtaccgatgatgatgatgatccttGACTTTTGGTCTAAATCTGTTACCTATTGTCCTTTAAATGGGCCAGTTATATGTCAAACCATATGGATGGGCCTAAAAGATTATCCATTTAATTTGgaaacatgttttaacatttgATAAGGTATGTAAAAGAGATGTTTAAAATCCCAAACACTTTAAACTATAAACCCTTAGGTAGCGTttgtttcatggaatggaatggaatggaattaggaagtttttctttgtaaaattaatcttggttgggggagggaggaatttgaaatcccatgaatttctttaatccatgaaatttgtgactatttcaacattccttagaaatccttcactctaatgaaggaatgggtagtttgctattaaataaatggttttgtaatttacttagttaattaatcagaatcagataatgttttgcaaaaccagaatagcttaacttgaatgagcttttgatatatcatttctggccaaagctgacttgatacatctacttatcattcaagtattacgaaagctatgctaagtgtgcatcataagcatgaatgttttaatatctggccaaagctgatttaattctttcatagatggcatacttagcaagtgcatacctaaagtgattgtttcaatttctggccaaagctgatttgttacaaccattttgcacatatgcttaaatgattacacttctggccaaagctgttttgttttcgtttaagtagaattttttagttaagtctattattttgatgttagtaatagacattatcacagcttcattatgtaaaatggtcattattttgcctgccttagtttaacgtgcccatagatcacattagtttttcttccttagtatcataacttgctcatcttatttccactatcagcacccaactgcgggattccacctttgactggtgataactttgctgcatggaaggatgctctcatgcttactctcggattgcttgattttgattatgctctaagagagaaaaagccagcggaccttaccactcaaagtactgctgctgagcagttaactcatgaaaagtggactaggtgtaaccgcatgtctctcatgtttatgaagcaatccataagcaatgcaatcaggggagctattcctgattctgaagatgctaagaCCTACTTAGAacatgtggaggcgcagttcaaagggacgtctaaggcgcacgctagtactcttattctcaagctggtgacaactaagtatgatgggaggagcggcattcgcgagcacatcatgatgatgaatgacatggccaataagctgaaggggctggaaatggaaatcagtgatggtttccttgttcatttcatcattacttcgcttccttcttcttttgaagcatttaagatcaactacaacactcagaaggaaaaatggacgatgagtgagctggtcgccatgtgcgtacaggaggaagagcgcatgaggatggatcgcactactgatgttgccaatttcactacctccaatcctaagaaaaggaagcacaattatcagaggaaggatgcttctaaagtccataagtctaatcctaaccctaatacaagtgcaccttccagctctaagaactccttaggcagtatccgctgcaagttctgtaaaaagacaggacacatgcagaaggaatgccctgactttaaggagtggctggctaagaaaggtaacgattattttatgatacttgagtcctataatttaagtgttcctgctaattcttggtggtttgattctggttctatggttcatgttaccaattctactcagggattcctttcaatccggaagctggaaagaaaccaaagaacgcttaaggttggggatgatcgagaattagaagtgaaggccattggaacattacaattagttatgaaaactggtttatgtattaaactttatgataccttatatgttcctgaggtaactcggaaccttgtatcagtaccaaagttagacatggacggttttattatttcccatggtcatcgccaactctctatccattatgattctgttctttatggtactggtgttctggatggaggtctctatagattagaactagatgatggcttttccaaatctttgttgtcatataacattaatgaatcactcacaaagatggaagagaaacgagacttagagacttcatccatgttgtggcatcagcgtttaggccacatttctaaagagcgattaaatcgtctcgtaaaggatgaagtcttacctcctctcgatttctctgactttggaacatgtgtcaaatgtcttaaaggtaaaatgacattagcgaataagaaaggtgccactaggagttctaatttattagaactcattcacactgacattagtggtccctaccaaatcgctggcataacaggacatacttcatttatcacttttattgatgattattctcgttacatgtacttgtatcttattaaggagaaatctgaatctctaacaacttttaaagattataaggctgaagttgaaaagcaattagatcgtcagattaaagttgtgagatcagatagaggcggtgagtattatggaagacatactgatgtgggtcaagctcctggtccattttatgagttttgtaagggccaggggattgtgaaccaatacaccatgcctggtacacctcagcagaacggtgtcgctgaaagaagaaaccgtacccttatgaacatggtgcgcagtatgttagccaacactaacttaccattattcctctggactgaagcattaaaagcagctgttcatatactcaatagagttccttctaagtctgtccctaaaactccttatgaactttggacaggaaggaaaccgagtcttaaatatatgaaagtatggggctgcattgctgaagcaaaactttacaatcctttcctaaggaaacttgaccctaagacagttacctgtttctttatcgggtaccctgagaactctaagggttatcgtttctattgtccttcccatgtcacccgtattgttgaaaccaagcgtgccgcgttcctggaggatttcaaggtcagtgggagcagtaccaacccttacgaagaattgcaagaagtacaagacgcgggggggagagactcgtcgcttaccattactccgattactcctcttgtacccaatgcaattattacacctgaagctactgcaccaactccaaattcacctctacaatcagaacccattatacctcatgacgaaggcacatcaaacgctcaaaaccaagacaacgctgaacccgataatctactcaggaggtcatccaggcaaagaaggcctcctaactgggatgattatgttacctacctgactgaaatggatcccggaaagctcaatgatcctatctcttacaatgaagccattagcagtggtcagtcttctgaatggaataaagcaatgattgatgagcttgattccatgaagaaaaatgacgtttgggatttggtagaattacccaacggagtcaaacccgtaggatgaaaatgggtgttcaaaacaaaattgGATCCGAACGGGAACGTTGAACGcaacaaagcgagattggttgcaaagggctacactcagaaagagggaattgattatcaagagacgttttcacctgtctctcgtaaagattcattaaggatcgtcatggccctagtagctcatttcgacttagagctgcatcagatggacgttaaaaccgctttccttaacggagacttggacgaagatgtttacatgaagcaacctgaaggctttgagcctgaaggtcaggagcatctagtctgtaagctgaagaaatccatttacgggttaaaacaagcatcacgtcagtggtacctcaagtttgatgaagtcatgaagaagcaaggttttatgaagaatcaagtggatcaatgcacctacctcaagatgagtgggagcaactttactatacttgtcctttacgttgacgacattctattggcaagtaatagtttagacatgttgcatgagtcgaagcggttactctcgcataacttcgacatgaaggatctcggagatgcatcttacgtcattggcatcgaaattcaccgagatagaaacaaagggatcttaggattgtcccaaagggcctacatagatcgtgtccttacacggtataacatgcaacagtgcaaaccctccatcgctccagtagttaagggagatgttttcggttcgtttcagtgtccgacaacagaggttgagaaggagcaaatgagccagataccttatgcatcagtagtcgggagcttgatgtatgctcaagtctgcaCTCGTctagatatcgcttatattgctggaatgctaggccgttatcagactaatcctggcctagatcactggaaagcagctaagaaggtacttcgatatctgcaagggacgaaagactataagctgacttatagaagaagtgatcatttggaagtggtgggctattctgattctgactttgccaaatgcaaagatgacaagaaatccacttcgggctatatctttatgttagcaggcggccctatctcttggaagagtcataaacaacagttgaccacaacttccacaatgatggcagagtacattgctgtttataacgcaacctgtcatggaatgttgattagaaacctggtcactggactcaaaattgttaattccatttctagaccattgaagctttactgtgataattcagctgccgttagtttctcgaacagtaacagttcgactggagctggtttatatctcgatacgaaatatctatttgtacgtgaacgtgttgaggaaaataatctttgtatcgagtatattagtactaaggatatgcttgcggatccgatgactaaaggtctccctcctaaggtttacgaagaacatgttcggaatatgggattacgtaaagaccttatttgagcatattgtactagcttatgttttatgattaatgaaatttcctcaagtttgattttgtatgtctattagaatatgttcaaccggtataatggcatatagacaaataaaaggttacaaatcaaacaaagggcttacgcgtattttgatcatgacgattaggttttaaattaaggctatagtatgattaatgggggtcctgagtcgcataatgattcaacggctgtatttttctgctatagtacttgtttaaggctaaaatgagtgttaactcctgatcaggcttagctaatactcatagtaaatgattactcggctaagtgggagaatgtaagattaaatatattatgtttaatatttaatctatagccatcttaatcatttacattatagagatcaaaatatattagaacctattatttaattagttggtaattgttgatggaccatattgcccttagtaactaattaggtttcctcctgggtgcttatataaggagagttatgtggaggtttaagggttactcagttacacaattcacacaccccattagccataacatcatcacgaaacctcctctccataaccgatacccttttcggtttctaagttcccatcatcagtcagcaccctaaggaggaaccagatcaagatgacaggcatgtcgaactccctcacaggattctcctctgcactatctgctgtgacaggtatgattcatatgttttccttcatgaacaaacagaactgaaccaacaacgCTACCTTAATATTTTACTAAAAGCAACCTAAAACGAAAGTCATGAGGACAGGCGCATAAAAAACTCGTATCCGGAAGTAGACCCGAGAATAAAAAAACCTGGAACCGGTTATTTTTGTACCCGGGTACCCGTAATCAAAATTTGTGCTGCAACCAAGTTTTCTCACAAAAAAGAAGAAATTCGTGAGTTCATCTAGGTTTTTTAGTTCATCTTGATGGTTGTTGATAAAGAGCTCATCCAAAATTAGCGGACTCCTATTTGAAACAAGTGAAGAGAAGCAAGTGAGCTAGAAAAAAATGTACAACTTACAATGAACATCACTTTTCAGCCGTTACATGCATATAAGTATGATTAGATTTGATTTATTTAGTTTTAACTGGAAAACTACGTAAATAGTGAATGTCATTAACTCATTCCCCTATCTATTCATTTAATATTCGTATTTAGGTTGTAAATTTGTCAAGATTTGACACCACTTGACAAAAAAAGGAACATGGCGCAATCGTCTTTTAGTctcttaggtggtgtttgttttttcagatgtaAAAGGTCTGCAATCTGTGCACCACATCTGTAGATATCTGCAGAAGAAGAGGTGAACCAAaagtctgcagtctgcaaggagaagagggtttgtttttttatacTTCTACAAAAACCCctcatttttaattaaaaaaaaagaacagAAAGCCCTAAACTCTCCACTCCTCCACTCCTCTCGATCTCTCTCCCTCCCCTCATATTTAACAATCAGTCACACCCACCTCCACTCCTCTcgatctctctccctctcctgcTGGTCTGGTCCGACAAATCCTTCACCCTCTCGCCCCTTTCTCAGTTCCGACAGGATAACAGCCGGCAAAGATGATGTTGACGGTGGTGCACCAGCGACGGCAGGCGACAGCGACGCCGCTCACGGCGGTGGCTGAGGTGGATTTTCGGTTTATTTTGATTTGATTCGAGTTGCAGCTCAAATCCGGCTTCAGGTTCATCCGGTTTAGGGGTGTAATTGTATTTATATAGGCGGAGATGTgggggtggaggtggtggcagagatgtggtggtggaggtggtggggGGATGCAGAGAGTGGCGGAGATGTGGTGGactggtggtggaggtggagatCCGGTGGTGGAGAGTGTCTGTGTTTTGAAAGAGAGAAGAGGTGGGCTTATGTCTGCGTGGGAAAGATGTGGGGAAGAGGTAAAAGATGAGAAgtgcttttgaaaaaaaaaacaagctgCAGGACCCAAAggtctgcgcgacgcagacataagtggccagaagtgcTTTTGGCCAAAAAAAAACAGCACCTTAGTCTTTTATACTTCCGTTCGGTATTATGATTATTAAAGTTTAAAGTGaaactcttttatttttttatttttttttggttaAGGGTGAATTTTTATTTACCCAGCCCAAACTTGAATGGGCCATTGAATCTCGTTCTGGGTTGGCTGGGTTTTTAAACCTCTCTTTTTCACACCTTATTAAATCTTGAAATAGGTTTTCAACATTAAAggaagagtaaactgccaaaaaagtacctgaggtttggtcacttttgtcacttaagtcaattaaaacactaatctcgtatctcgaaacagttgaactttgtatgaaaatttaaatggatcaatatactgacaatataagtgaatcatttagaacttaaaatgtttaaagcttaacggtgattagtgatatgtctcataatctgatatgatcctcttacacaaactcacaaaaatattctttgtaaatatttctttactgcatttcgttaaaatcaaaatccaaaaagattttcagtgtgttttagcataaaattttgaaaattcaaaaagattttatttcattttagtttcgacaactgatgatgaaaagctgattttcaaaattccgagtgctaaacatgataaacAGGTTTGGGTGAGTTTGTTTGCCGTGAAAAGTAAAGTTAAAAAGTTGAGATAATTTGTGAAATGTCATATTATAACAAATGATGTTTTGAGTTTGTTTTTACGAATGGTGAGCATagaataaatttgtcaaattttaaatttgtggaATTTATTGTGTGGTAGAGTCTTGTGCAGGTCCCCATGTTTACACCTGAGCAGAGTGTGAGCCAGGTCACGATTTTAAAACATGTAAAagtcagactacgatcccagcacaacttaagggggagtctgttcaAAAAGGGGAGTCGGTTGATGTATAGAGCCGGCTTCTGATCCTGGACCATGTCCTCGCAAGCtattgatgctgatgaacttaaggaatcaagagatcggatcaagagaagatagagtCAGATTGAGATCCTGAAAATTTATTGAAGATtagatcaacattcaagggggagtatGAATGGTTGAAAGCCAGGTTGAAATCCtgaaaaagagagagagaagaagaaagaagattGATGATGCTTTACACTGTTAGATACTTCAGAGAGAGcaagaagactgataaagattgaagacgttgaagactcgacactaaagacttcgtcaacatccaagggggagtctgttggtgcatatgtcgacttcgtcttgtatcgagtcttgtattagattagaaAGATCAGGACACGAAATACGAGAAACGTGTGATAgtgaccatttcgcacgaaatggaacaagggcatttcgcacgaaatggacattctccatttcgcacgaaatgggtcTTGCCCATTTCGCACGGAATGGATGGCCTATATATATATCGTGcctgttcatttcatttgtaactttcagattccagagccgaagtgctgctgaagtgtctactcgctgtaaaacgctgttatatcaatcaaaaagacAATTAGAGTGTAAATCAAGCTGTTTCAAAGTCGATACTTTAGTTTTCGCCTCTCGTATTGATCAGAattcttctgaacgactcgttttggtcgtgaaaacgatcctacaatatttttattattatctttttgaGATAAGAAAAAAGTCAAATTGAGATGAGTGTCCTATATATTagttatttttaatttaaaagataaatgattataattatacatatattaattaaatagaaAAGAAAGACACAAAAATCAAAAAGTAAATGTCCCTAATAAATTACACATGTCATTCCATTCCATGgtattttattatatgtatagaagATTTTTCAATCTCTACTAAAGATGCtatcttttattatatatagatttTTCAATCTCTACTAAAGATAATTTTAGTCACGTAAACCCAAAGTTCAAGAAACTTGAGTTTTACGACAATTTTATTGATCCGTTTTCACACGTTTGGACCCATTCTATATATGTATGGACCCTGTCTGACATACACAATCAACTGTTTGAACTAattaaattacttatataaataaatatattatcataaaatatttaaacttttttttgaacggccaacaaaattCGTTTATTCATACTAGCAAGGTGTTACGCACCAATTATACAAAGGAAAGACCATACAAGATACACATAAATATTTAAACTACTTTCCTAGTTTGCTATGTCACTTTggtatatttattttattacacACTTTGAGATTATGTAACCATATAACACTTGTATGTCACtttacaaaacaataaaaactaaAGATGGAGTCATATTACTAATATTAGATAAAGGCGGCAAACTTATGAACGAAACAACA from Helianthus annuus cultivar XRQ/B chromosome 7, HanXRQr2.0-SUNRISE, whole genome shotgun sequence includes the following:
- the LOC110867151 gene encoding uncharacterized protein At1g28695, with the protein product MDFHGTQREQNPSASITNITDKLYCSKPPSAIHESRDELEAALEGASMANKTVIIAVVNRAYTVGDKPMFDIFLDGFWLGEDTRRLTNHLLIVAVDQTAFERCMFLRLHCYWLKTNGDDFVDEKVYMSEDFIKMMWLRTRFLGDVLRHGYNFIFTDTDVWWLRNPFPRLTLNETVDLQISVDQFDGDQWSQTNPLNTGFYMIKSNNKTIALFDEWYMQRNTSVGMKEQDVLVELMHKGVFKRLGLGVRFLDTIYFSGFCEDSRDINVVSTVHANCCRTIRAKVTDLINVVHDWKRFRDPSDNKTMDFIWSNHLACQNSWS